The genome window tcttcttcctgtttctactgCCACttgatatttatgtattatttattatttattgtactTTCACTTGCCTTAAACTTAATAAATTCACCCACTCAAAACTGAAACTATGGCTGTCATAAGCAATCCTCTCCACAGTTGAAAACAGCCctcacacacacacgagactGCCTTCACTAAGCAAATGCTCTGCCACTGGCTAGAtcaccagccctctttctcaTGTCATTGCTCAGGATGGCCTGCCACCCTGCggccaggcaggccttgaacttgtgcctcagcctcacacatagctggaattacaggctgtaCCCCTCACTGACTCAGCGTCTACCAAATTACCTTAAAATGATGGTCTTGTCTTTTCGTTTCCAGCATTAAAATCTCtcgttcatttttttctttccttatatcATTGACCTCTGTCTCTCATACAGTACTAAATATTATCTATTAGGACTAATaggcaaatgaacaaaaaataaccaaacaaacttaaagaaaagtaGTATTACAGAGGAAGGCAAAATCatcaaagctgggcgtggtggcgcacgcctttaatcccagaactcaggaggcagaggcaggcagatttctgagttcggggccagcctggtctacgaagtgagttccaggacagccagggttataccgagaaaccctgtattgaaaaacaaaacaaacaaataaacaaaaaatcagaaaatgtttgCCAAACGTATACAGAGAATAAGTACGTGGTGAGTGCTCACGATCACCATGGAGTGCTCACCCGTGGAGTGCTCACTGTGGAGTGCTCACCCATGGAGTGCTCACCCGTGGAGTGCTCTCTGTGGAGTGCTCACCCAGGAATGGGACACCTGTATCCCAGCCTTCACTGCAAGGTTTAGAGACCATGAGGAAGAGGGCTTGGAAACAGTGTAAAGGGCAGAGGTCAGGGAAGACTGAGGAGAAACACCGTTTCTCTGGAATACAGCAACACTGCACTGGCCAACCCAAGGCAGCTGGCGTCTGCACAACACCTTTTCAGGTTCACCCAGGCAAGATTCCAACACGAGCATGAAGGAGTTCATGAGCCCCCACCCTTAGCTGAGGGACCATGACATTTTAGGACTTCTTCAGGAGGGACAttcaggctttgtgtgtgtgtgtgtgttggagggggtGACtcctggttagttgactctgcttcCAATTTAAGAGTGTTTAAACAAGACAAATTAAACTCATGACAGAAGTGAGTGAAGGATTGTTGGTGAAAGCCTGagggataaatatgatcaaaatacattgtatcatGTGTGAATTCTAcaagaataatttaaaagttgtattttaaaagcatggGTTGGGAACTGTGTCTGGTGGCCAAGAATGTTACACTGAACAGAGGCTCTGGCCTCATCTGGATGGCAGGAACTACTTTTTTGTAAGAGTCTGCCCTCTAGGAAAGGAACAGCTCCCTTATGTGAGCTTCATCGTCACCTCCTGGACACGCACAGCTCTACGTTAAACTATTACGACATTGGCGATTCTAATCATCGATTGCCCCTTGTCCCCAGCTCACAGCCACAGGGACCTCACTGATCAGAGCTGCTATGGTGTCCTTCTTATTGACTTTACTATGGCCTTTTCCGCAGAGGTCCACCCTGCTGAGCGCTCACTCATCTCTGTCCAGGCTTCAGTGGACTTCGGAAGGAAGAAGCACCCCCTTCTCTCCTGTGCTCCCAAAGGCTTGTGGTTACAGAGATGGTTGCTCCAGTAGGAGGCGGGCTCTGACAGCTGGATGGGTCTGGGAAAGCCAGACACATGGCTGGCTCCAAGTCCATGACCAGGCAGGGCATCCTCTCTCTGCATACACAGTGAGGAGGCTGTCTTGGGGTAGAAAGGAGTTAAGTTCCAAGGAACCTCCTACCCCAAACCTCCAAAATACAGCTTGTCATTGCAAGCTTCGAACTctcacactatttttttttcaggaggtGGGACTACTCTCAATAAGCCTGGGAAGTTATCAAGTGTCAGCCTGTTGCCCCACTGGGAATCCCTTCAGCTCACCTTTGTTCTCCATCTTGAATGGAGCCATGGGTTGGCCATATCCTGCCATCTACTCCCTTGGATCTGAGCTGAACCCTTGCATCCAGATTCTACATTGCTGCTGAAGGGATCTTTCCACCGTGCACATCCAAGAATATCTCTATGGTAAAATTCCAGAAAGGCTAAAGATGTCCAAAATCTCTCGGTAATGACCAGTATCACAACTTGCAACACTCTCCGTTCccatctgccctctgcctccctactgTGTTGATTCCCATTTCCAGAACTAGCTTAGAATGTATCCCACTGGCAGCCAGGTAATGCCTTCTTGCAGATCTGAAGGCTTGCAGGAGCCTTTGCTGCCTCTTAGGCTCCTGCAGAGCTATGGCCTTGCTCTCTCTGAGCCCTTTTCTCCCAAGATACTGTGCAGTCGTCGCACTAAATCAAAACTGCCAGAACTGAGTTTTAAGTGATATATAGCCACCACatctattttgttcctttttatgtTCAAGGCAGGACAGTTTCGCAAATCACATTGAGTCAGACTCAGTGTCCATGATGGACAGACAAGTGGGTAGCTTGTGCTTCTTCGGAGGGGGCACTGGGCAGCGTGTTAGGGCTAGGGGGTAGTGGGGCGGGACAAACCTGTCCCAGGACAAGAGTGGCTACTCGCAGGCCAGCCAGTTTTGCTTTCGCTCTGAGTGTGGTGGGCGGTGGGACGGTCCCGGATCTCCTCAAACGGGCACTCCGAGAGTTAATTCGAAAGCGCCACCAGCCCTGGGGGCGATCGACGCACTTGTCCTTGAgatgtagagacagagagagaaagcaagagacacAGTCCTGGGAAAGTCCTGCCGGCTATCCAGACAATTATAAAAATGTGTCCCCCAAGGTCAATGTTCCAACCGCCTCACCCTCGGCATCCAGCAGCTCCTCTCAGTGCCGGTCCAGCATGTGTCAATCACGCTGTAAGTAGCTGAGGGCTGGGACCACCCTAGGGTGACTTGATCAGGGGAGAAGGCTTGAGAAAAAACAGAGAGGAGCCCTGGACCCATTAAGGGAGACTAAAGGGCTGCCAGCAATTGCAGgccaagggaaggaagaggggaaggatggTCGTGCTAGATTGCGCTGCACCGAGCATGGTCTCATTATAGAACAACCCAGGGGGCTACTGCTATGCCCATTTCACAGACGAGAACTAAAGCCCAGTCTTGAAGCCAAAGTAAGGAAAATGCAGGTCTCAGGCAGTCCCCAAACAAGACCTGGGAGGTCTTGTTTCATCTGTCAGCCCCGGGGAAGGGGTTAAATTATGCGAGGAGGGAGGTCAGTACCCAGAAGAAATGGATGGGAAAAATTGCCAGAATGACTGAAGAAAGCGGCAGGTCAAAACCAGTTGCCAAGCTCCACCTGCCCTTCGTTTCCCTTCCAGACCTCCTCTTTTTGGCCACCCTTGCCTTCCTAAACTACCTCAGTTTGGCCAGGGTCATTCCAGTCTCTGGACCTGCCAGGTGTCTTAGCCAGTCCCAAAATCTGCTGAAGACCACAGATGACATGGTGAAGACGGTGAGTTTTTCCTGTCCTTCTGGTTTCAAAGTCCCGCTGTTGAAATGACTTCAGACCTATCTGGTATCTGCTGGGAAGCCGTAGTTTATGGGTAGCTGGCAGGAACCTTGGAGGGTTTCAAGACTTCTAAATATAATCTAAAGGAAACTGTGTctccagagaaaggaagaatggtaGTAAATTGTAACGGCATCCGTTTAGGCTGTGTCTACACAGAGGAAAGTGGTCATTTGCAATGTCCCTCccagcctgcctgtctgtgtggcACTGTGTCCGGTGCTCCCTGCTCTGCTTCAAGGCAGGTGGAACAGGGAGACAGTCACGAGGTACACTCTCTGTGCTCCACAAGCCATAGAGATGAATTAGATTGTCTCTCCCACTGCTCGCCAGTGTCCAGCACAGTGATGCCATCCCTTGTCGGATGGACACATCTCAGGGAGGACTCAGACATCAGATAGCAGGTCCAGCGTCCATTTTTCTGGGGCAAGTGCGATCCAGTTTTATTCACGGCtccattcatttttctcaggTTTCATGTTTGCATGCAAAATAGCCTTTTCCGTTGTAAAATTGCCACGGTTTCCTCTCGATTTTGCATCGAAGCTACAGCAAAATGCTAATGTGTTTGAGATACCCTGCAGCTGCTAGGACTGGAGACCCGTACATAGTAGAATTCTGGCTTAATTATGAATGGGTCCCCTGGTTCTATCCCCCAGCAGAGCATGCGTTCGTAGGCACCTGggaacagaggagggaaggggggactctgtcttcctgttgcgtttttaaatctttcttgaGGATCTTCTAGCTTATTGTCTTGTGGCTATCCCAAGATAAGCTGCGCTCCACAAGCCCTTCTTGGTgaattcctttctttccctcccgtCTTGCATAATGTGCTGTCGGGCTGTTCCTCAAAGCTCAATCTTAATTGAGTGGGGTTcccaggcaggagagatggctccgtggttaagagagctagctggctgctcttccagaggtccggagtttcccacacccacatggtggctcgaaaccatGGTAATTCTGGTCATAGGGAACCTGTTgttttctctgtgcctctgtgggcactgagtACATgctgcatagacatacatgcaggcagaacacttgTAGTCATGAAACCTTAAAATGAAGGAGAAACCTTAAGGGAGGTTTCCTGAGGAACCCCTGCAGAAAGGAGAGACTGTTTCCCTACGGTGCGTTTTGGTGTGGAGGGGATGAGGCGTTTAAAGTTAATTAGAGCTCCTCACTCCTCCACTGCCAAATACCAGCGCTGGGCTTCGAGACACAGTAGAATTCGACCTTGTTTTACTTTGGGTCACTATTGCTCTCTAGTTGAACACGGAATCCACAGGGGCACAATGCTGTCTGTTCTTTGTCACACCCCAGTACCATAGCCACATGGAAAAAGTCATCCCAACCTTCAGTCAGAGAGCTGTTGACTTCTTAATATGTTGTGTAATTCTGTTCGGTGGTGCTTTCCAGCACACCAGGGAATGAGAGACAGTCCCCTGTATGTAAATTAAAGCTCAACTAGTATTTAGGGCTTGCAAGTTTGTTACAGCCATCAAGCTGTGACTTTAACAGTTTCCTCTTTAGAAGttaaacgagagagagagagagagagagagagagagagagagagagagagattcatagGGCACAGCTGCTTGGCAAAAGGAAAAGCCACAGGATTCACCAGGAGCAAGCAGCACAGTGTGGTGCCGATGCTGATTAGTACAGCCTCCTGCAACCACCCCAGTGTTCACGGGGTGGGAAAATACCCTGCTGGCAGACAGCCTAGGCaaagggggaggagggtaggGAGAGGAGCGTGCAGGAGGACGGTTTCTTCTCCGCTTATGAAGAGCCTGAGTTTCCTACAGGCCAAAGAGATGCTGGTTCAGAATAGCCAGCCTAGGCTCCGCTGACCCACTGGGGTGCAGGTCTCAGAGGGAGCCAGCTGTCTTGCTGACAGATTCACCTCAGCTTCTCCTTATGTTTTTCCCAGGCCAGAGAAAAACTGAAACATTATTCCTGCACTGCTGAAGACATCGATCATGAAGACATCACACGGGACAAAACCAGCACACTGGAGACCTGTTTACCACTGGAACTACACAAGGTATGGAGGACTCcctccccacaaacacacacacacacacacacacacacacacacacacaattaagagCCGTGCAGCCACCCTCAGCTGTCTCCAGACATTTGCTTGTAGCTATCAAACATGagagttttgaaaaaaaagaaaagtcacaacCATACCAGATACTTCTACAAGCTGAAGGATATACTCGGTAACtaggagctgggtatggtggtatagacctttaattccagcacttagtgAGTAGAGAAAGCCAGCTCCTgttaagttagaggccagccagggatacacaacaggatttcatctttaaaaagagaggggGTGTGGCAGGTGAAGCTCAGTTAGTGAATTACTTACTTCACAAACCTGGGGACCTAAGAtcacatccccagcacccatgtaaaagctgggtgtgatggtttcacgttcagagacaggaggatacctgggccagctagtctagctgaaTCCATGAGCTGCAGGCCCAGTGAGAGAACCTGTATCAGAAAACAAGAACGTCAGGAGAAGCGATTGAGAAAGACCCTAAAGATCATCCTCCGATTTCCACACATgcgtgcacctgcacacacgtgcacacgggAATCCTATACATAGCCACCCaaatgcacctgcacacacacgcacacaggaaTCCTATACATAGACACCCAAAAGTAGTTATGATGGTGAAGTTTCTTATGCTTTTTACTGGAATGAAAAGTTagtttgagaaaaaaaacaatatcagAGAGATTTATATTAAGAATGAATGGCCGGGGGTCGGGgggatgcatgcctttaatctcagcacttgaaaggcagagatggatctctgtgaattcaaggccagcctggtctacagagtaagttctaggacagccagggttacaatagaaacagatgatgatggtgacaaAGCATCCCTCGGTTTATGGTTTCCTTCTAGAACGAGAGTTGCCTGGCTACTAGAGATGCTTCTTCCACAACAGTAAGTAAGCACTCTAAGGGTTCTTCCCCATGACGGATTCATAACACTGATGCCTGGTCATTCTTTCACTAGAGAGGGAGCTGCCTGCCCCCACAGAAGACTTCTTTGATGATGGTAAGCCACGTCACTTTTCTGAAATGCAGCAGGGTCCTGTAGTTCCAGCCCATCTCAATGGTTCCTTGCCCGTTTTGTCCTGCCCTCTAGACCCTGTGCCTTGGTAGCATCTATGAGGACTTGAAGATGTACcagacagagttccaggccataaATGCAGCACTTCAGAATCACAATCATCAGCAGATCATTCTGGACAAAAGCATGCTGGTAGCTATTGATGAGCTGATGCAGGTAAGGCTTGCTCCTATCAGTAAGTGCTCCTTTTCCGTGTTGAAGAGAGGTCCTTTATTAGATATGATAAAATCAGCACATCTTGGGTTGGGAGAGACCTGAACGTCCCCTCCCACCTGCATTCCCCAACCATGAAAGGCCTTACAAGGTTACATTCGCTAAGACAGCCTTGAGGGGGCCTCTACAGTAAGGGCAAATGCAAGCAGCCTTCTACTTGTTGACTCATGGCACAAATCAGGctcttttcaaatgctttttctcgTACCATCCTCACAACAAGCAAATAAGGTCTctacagaggaggaaacagaagcttAAGAGGATGAACTAAGGTCCCCTACAAaaggtttttctgttgttgttttaaatgcgTTCTTTTCTTAAAGGTTCAAGATTAGGACTAGAAAGACAGTCCAGTGAttaagaggacttgagtttggccTGGGGCTCCTATGTATCAAACAGGGTGTGGTCTTGAACTGCTCTCTAACTCcagagagtggagacaggagaactacGGAGGCTTTCTTGCTACAAGTTTAGCCATGAAacctccaggttcagggagagagcctgcctcaaaggaataagaCGGAGAGTCACAAGATCTCTTCTCTGCACTGTGTAGGCAcagatatgcacatgtgtgagtgcatataatTCGGGCAAACATACAcgtgtcctttttaaaaattataagatgAATACTCTAGGGGCTACACACGTATTCAAATATTACTACGGGAAACACGTGGGGCTGGTGTCCAATTATAGtctattttgaaacaaaatgtgACCAAAATGAAAAGTGGTCTTACATCTAGGGAAATGTAGTGTTCAGTATCTTTGGGGACTCTGCCGTACCACGGTAACACAAAGCACAGGCGTGTGCACAGGAGAGAGACGGGTGCCTTGGCAACCAAGGTGTGGGATGAACATATGTTCAGAAGTCACTGACTGGAAAAGCAATTGTTTTTCACTTCATACATACTGTCTTGGTCAGAGTTTCTATTTCTtagataaaatatcatgaccgaaagcaagttggggaggaaaggctttatttcatctTCTGGAGTGTAGTGAGTCTATTAAccagggaaatggaggcagaagctgatgctgGAGAGGAATCCTGGTGACTGGAGTgttccacatggcttgctcaagTTGCCTTGTATAGCATCAGGACAGggtgagctgggtcctcccacatcaacaATCAGTCAAGAAAACGACCACAGGTTTGCCCACTGGCCAATCTGGCTGGAGGTGTTTTTCTCAATGACCACAGGCTTGTGTCGAATTAACATAAAACCACCCAGGACATTACATATTGCCAGATGACTCCTTTAAAAGACAGTGAAGTTTATGCAGGTCAAACAACCTACCATGCAAAGATTTGTAGTGGATGTTGCATGAACAAGGCCAGAAGTCAGGCGATCTGGATAGTATGAAGAGGTCTACCAAGGACCAGCCAACTATGCTGACAGGGTTAACTCCTGTCAGCCTGTCCATAAAATAAGATGACTTGAAATGCCCTATGTCTCTCTTGAGATTTTTGTGAGGAGCGAGCAAAAATCTTTGACATCATAGAAACCTAAGTTCTTATTCTATGTTATGAAATCAAAGGATCGAGTGGGAAACATGGTATTGGCTTGCTTATCTAACCCAAATAGCATTTCTATCAGAAGTAGGTCTGTTGTGGATAATAAGCTTTAATCCATAGACCCTGCTcaccctccagctccctcctctAAAAGGACAGAGCTTCTTAACATGACCTATAAAATTAATTAGCTATTCCTGCAGGTGCTACCTCATAAGCTTACACTTTCTGAGGGACCAGCCCTAATGACGACTTTTTATCTGGAAAATTTAGGGGCCTTGTCAGAGATTAAAAACATAGATATGTGCTCGCAAAAgagtatttttttccctcttttcctgtGGGAACACAGCAGGAGTAGATGTGAAATGGGTCTAGGAGTGTGATAAGGGACTAAGTTACAGGCGCTGGGCTGTGCATTGACTGTATTCCCCTTTCTGCAGACAAAcgttctaatttttaaattgtgtgtatgcTATGCTTGGTGTTTCTTTGTAGTCTCTGAATCATAACGGCGAGACTCAGCGCCAGAACCCCCCCGTGGGAGTAGCAGATCCTTACAGAGTGAAAATGAAGCTCTGCATCCTGCTCCATGCCTTCAGCACCCGAGTGGTGACCATCAACAGGGTGATGAGCTACCTGAGCTCTTCCTGAAAGGTTCAAGGCCCTCTGTCACAGTGCCCTCCTCACAAAGAcgggaaacaaagaaagattcaTCAGAGTCAGGTGGTCTTGGTTGGCCTTAAGCTCCTTCAGGAATCTGTTCTCCCATCACATTCTCGTACCCCCAAAGGTGGCACAGCTACCTCAGCATGGTCCTCTCCATCGCTTCTTTCATATTCATTATACAAGTTGTTTGTaagttttcttcaaaatattgtTAAGGGGAGAAGACGACCTTCCTCAAGTCAGCAGAAGAGTGAGAACTGATAAGCTATTGTTTTTGTGCCAAAGTGTTTACAAAAACACTCAGTCAccccttatttaaaaatatttattgctatATTTTATACTTATGAAAGTCTATTAgcctatttatatttatttattttctatttattataatatttcttatCAGATGGATTTGAAACATTTTGAAACACCTTATTTTGTGGTTCTAATAAAGTAATATAAGCACTTCACAGATGTTCTTggagtatctatctatctatcgatcgatcgattatttgtttaattacttaaacagagtctcactgtgtagaccaggtttgctTCTGACTAACAGAGATCAGATGACCTCTGACCCCTGAATGCTGGGGCCAAACCTATTTGTCACTTTGCCCAGCTAACTAGAGTGTTTCAATGCTCTGAGACACACTGCAAGAAAACTCTGTCTTACTTCGCactctattgctctgataaacaaacaccatgactaaaagaaactggggggaggggcatatgCCATGTGACAGCTTAGATTCTATCACTGAGGGACATCGGGgcagaatcctggaggcaggacctgatccagagaggatggaggagtgctgcttactggtttgctctccatggcttgcttagctggctttcttctacaacccaggaccaccagaccaggATTAGCACTGCCCACAGCGTGCTGGGCCCTCCCGCATCAATCATTAGTGAGGAAAATGGCCCctcagacttgcctacaggtaaACCTGATGAAGACTATTTTTCCAATTGAGCTTCTGTCTTCCTAGGTACCCCCTAGTTTGTGCCAATTTGAcaccacaaacataaaaacagcaCAGAAATTCTGATGACATCTGAACAAAATAATCTTGCAAAGACGGCCAcgatggggctggggggggggatggctcagtgggcaaagtgttCATCTCAGAAGTGTGACAAgcagagttcaggtccccagaactCAACCTGTAACCCCGGTGTTCATCAGGCAGACTGGGGACTACTGGAGCAAGCTGGCTGAGTTGAGAGAACAGACTTGATAAACTCTAGGTCTGAGAGGAAACCAAGCCTCAGTACACAAGGTAGCAAGTAATCAAGAAAGACACTCAACTACACCCATTTGCACGCACTTGCACACACCTATGCATCCATACATTTGAACACATTACACAAGCACATACCACAGATAGATACATGGAAAAAAATGGCCAAAGTGTTTTGACTCATTTCCCATTCCCCTTAATCTTGTTTTTGctgggagaccaggctggcctcaatacTCAAGTAGCTGTGTGAATTACAGTTTTTAAGGATTACTTGACTATTTCTGTTCAACATTTGAATCTCAAATATAAACATAACCGAAATGTTCTCCCTGACAACCTTGGGCCATGACCTGCTGTGCATTAAACAAATACATTATCATACTCTTCATTGGAAAAAGTGTCCTACGAGGCTCTCTAAATTATTCCAATGCATGGGACCCTTTGGGCTCTCAGAGGGAAGCCCTTTTTAAATTACAAACAGAAAAGCTCTCTACTTGCCTAAATTATATAGAACGTTTTCCCAAACCCCATGTATGCCTTTCTTTGGTTTAAGAAGTGTCTTTCTTCTGGTCTTAGAATTAATTCTGTCTTCCTAGCTCTTTTAACCACATGAATCTAAAGAGTCCCACAACAGAATACTACATCATTTGGTTCTGGGATAACCATGTTCCTTCTTAATAGAAAAGAGCTCTCGGGCCTTTATTTAGAGAAGCGCCTTTTCTAAGTTGTTTCTTCCCACCAGGTTCCCCATTCATCTCCATGGGTCCTGAGGGAAATAATTGTGGCCTCTCCTCTGTGACAAACTCACTGTCCAATTCTCACTCTACCCATCATCAGACAAGTCTTGGGAGACCAGATTCACCAAAGTACTGGGTAGGGGCTCCCCTCAGGCAGGGACTCTTCCCAGTCAGGGCCTCCCCTCAGACAGGGACTCCTTCCAGGCAGGGGCTCCCCTCAGGCAGGGGCTCCTCCCAGGCAAGGCCTCCCCT of Mus pahari chromosome 4, PAHARI_EIJ_v1.1, whole genome shotgun sequence contains these proteins:
- the Il12a gene encoding interleukin-12 subunit alpha; this encodes MVNVPTASPSASSSSSQCRSSMCQSRYLLFLATLAFLNYLSLARVIPVSGPARCLSQSQNLLKTTDDMVKTAREKLKHYSCTAEDIDHEDITRDKTSTLETCLPLELHKNESCLATRDASSTTRGSCLPPQKTSLMMTLCLGSIYEDLKMYQTEFQAINAALQNHNHQQIILDKSMLVAIDELMQSLNHNGETQRQNPPVGVADPYRVKMKLCILLHAFSTRVVTINRVMSYLSSS